A stretch of Flexivirga aerilata DNA encodes these proteins:
- a CDS encoding response regulator transcription factor, whose protein sequence is MSSPTPEDPSTTSTPIRVLLVDDDALVRAGLRIILRGAADIEVLAADPADGAAGAQTVATERPDVVLMDIRMPVMDGIEATKRILAQPDPPQVIVLTTFDSDDLIVQALRAGASGFLLKDTPPERLVDAVRAVAAGDPILSPSVTRQLVDRVTAGPDRDRQAARDKLTVLTDREREVAALIGEGLSNADIARQLYMSVPTVKAHVSRVLTKLAADNRVQVAILVHESSRSD, encoded by the coding sequence GTGAGCTCGCCGACTCCTGAGGACCCGTCCACCACGTCGACGCCCATCCGGGTGCTGCTCGTCGATGACGACGCCCTGGTGCGCGCGGGCCTGCGCATCATCCTGCGCGGCGCCGCCGACATCGAGGTGCTGGCCGCCGACCCGGCCGACGGGGCGGCAGGTGCGCAGACGGTGGCGACCGAGCGGCCCGACGTGGTCCTGATGGACATCCGGATGCCGGTCATGGACGGCATCGAGGCGACGAAACGGATTCTGGCGCAACCAGATCCGCCTCAGGTGATCGTGCTGACGACGTTCGACTCCGACGACCTGATCGTCCAGGCGCTGCGCGCCGGCGCGAGCGGCTTCCTGCTCAAGGACACCCCGCCCGAGCGTCTGGTGGACGCCGTCCGGGCGGTCGCCGCCGGCGACCCGATCCTGTCGCCGTCGGTGACCCGGCAGCTGGTGGACCGGGTGACGGCCGGACCGGACCGCGATCGTCAGGCCGCGCGCGACAAGCTCACCGTGCTCACCGACCGCGAGCGCGAGGTCGCCGCTCTGATCGGCGAGGGCCTGTCCAACGCCGACATCGCGCGCCAGCTCTACATGAGCGTGCCGACCGTGAAGGCGCACGTGTCGCGGGTGCTGACCAAGCTCGCCGCCGACAACCGGGTGCAGGTCGCGATCCTCGTGCACGAATCGAGCCGTTCCGACTGA
- a CDS encoding histidine kinase — MNLALPGVSRRRHIWGETWRELLAVAVGALLVITQAANDVRGYRDGENWILLDILLGLISLVLLLFRRRWPLAIALTLGAVCALSTAANGAAAIALISLTTHRRWRPVIVASVVYLAGGVVYQWFFHSPEETEGDWIAAYVFGFLALGFCIATGLAIGARRLLIAGLHDRLLDAESRQQLRVEQARVAERSRIAREMHDVLAHRISLVAMHSGALAYRTNLSQEELQESSAIIRDNAHAALSELREVLGVLRDPPAGEEAAPDAPQPTLADLPSLVSTAESTDGPAELDMPSDLSGLSDLVSRNAYRIVQEGLTNRRKHAPGKKIHIELRHDGDSLRLRMWNPLPPASDADGGLPGAGLGLVGATERAVLVGGELTSGRDRAGDFVVRARLPWPGELADS; from the coding sequence GTGAATCTCGCGCTTCCCGGTGTCAGCCGTCGCCGGCACATCTGGGGTGAGACGTGGCGGGAGTTGCTGGCCGTCGCCGTCGGCGCGCTGCTGGTGATCACCCAGGCCGCCAACGATGTGCGCGGCTATCGGGACGGTGAGAACTGGATCCTGCTCGACATCCTGCTCGGGCTGATTTCCTTGGTGCTGTTGCTGTTTCGGCGCCGGTGGCCGCTCGCGATCGCGCTGACACTGGGTGCGGTGTGCGCGCTGTCGACGGCTGCGAACGGCGCTGCGGCGATCGCGCTGATCTCGCTCACCACCCACCGCAGATGGCGTCCGGTGATCGTCGCGTCGGTGGTCTACCTGGCGGGCGGGGTCGTCTACCAGTGGTTCTTCCACTCCCCGGAGGAGACCGAGGGCGACTGGATCGCCGCCTACGTCTTCGGGTTCCTCGCGCTCGGCTTCTGCATCGCGACCGGCCTGGCGATCGGGGCGCGCCGGTTGCTGATCGCCGGTCTGCACGACCGCCTGCTCGACGCCGAGAGCCGCCAGCAGCTGCGGGTCGAGCAGGCCCGGGTCGCCGAACGATCCCGCATCGCGCGGGAGATGCACGACGTGCTGGCTCACCGCATCTCGTTGGTGGCCATGCATTCCGGTGCCCTCGCCTACCGCACGAACCTCAGCCAGGAGGAGTTGCAGGAGTCGTCGGCGATCATCCGCGACAACGCCCACGCCGCGCTCAGCGAGCTGCGCGAGGTGCTGGGCGTGCTGCGTGACCCGCCGGCCGGTGAGGAAGCCGCGCCGGACGCGCCGCAGCCGACGCTGGCCGATCTGCCGTCACTGGTGTCGACCGCGGAGAGCACCGACGGGCCGGCCGAGCTCGACATGCCGTCGGACCTCAGCGGGCTGAGCGACCTGGTGTCGCGCAACGCCTACCGCATCGTCCAGGAGGGCCTGACCAACCGCCGAAAACACGCTCCGGGCAAGAAGATCCACATCGAACTGCGCCACGACGGGGACAGTCTGCGGCTGCGGATGTGGAACCCGTTGCCGCCTGCGTCGGACGCCGACGGTGGGCTGCCCGGTGCCGGCCTCGGTCTGGTCGGGGCGACCGAGCGGGCGGTCCTGGTCGGCGGCGAGCTGACCTCGGGACGCGACCGGGCGGGCGACTTCGTGGTCCGTGCCCGGCTACCGTGGCCCGGTGAGCTCGCCGACTCCTGA
- a CDS encoding DUF3043 domain-containing protein, whose protein sequence is MFGRNKTPETSQAPTEAIAVDLDKDAAKAGVTPKKGRPTPSRREAEAARRKPLVPVDRKAAKKQSREEARKARLEQREAFARGDEKALPPRDKGPVKAFIRDYIDSRWNFGEILLPLMLVVLVLTVLPNRSLQMAAFFFLWLVVLVGIVDSVLVLRRIKKQIRERFHTEPPRGTTSYTIMRAFQLRMGRRPMPRVKRGDKI, encoded by the coding sequence GTGTTCGGCCGCAACAAGACCCCTGAGACCTCGCAAGCCCCCACCGAGGCGATCGCCGTCGACCTCGACAAGGACGCCGCGAAGGCGGGAGTGACCCCGAAGAAGGGCCGACCGACCCCGAGCCGCCGCGAGGCGGAGGCCGCCCGCCGCAAGCCGCTCGTGCCGGTCGACCGCAAGGCCGCCAAGAAGCAGTCCCGCGAGGAGGCTCGCAAGGCGCGCCTCGAGCAGCGCGAGGCGTTCGCGCGGGGCGACGAGAAGGCGCTGCCGCCGCGGGACAAGGGCCCGGTCAAGGCGTTCATCCGCGACTACATCGACTCGCGCTGGAACTTCGGCGAGATCCTGCTGCCGCTGATGCTGGTCGTCCTGGTGCTGACCGTGCTGCCCAACCGCAGCCTGCAGATGGCCGCGTTCTTCTTCCTGTGGCTGGTCGTGCTGGTCGGCATCGTCGACTCGGTGCTGGTGCTGCGCCGCATCAAGAAGCAGATCCGCGAGCGCTTCCACACCGAACCGCCGCGCGGCACCACGTCATACACGATCATGCGGGCCTTCCAGCTGCGGATGGGCCGCCGTCCGATGCCCCGCGTCAAGCGCGGCGACAAGATCTGA
- a CDS encoding ABC transporter permease: MTTQLMADERMPSRIADETITGVPFARLVKLELRKLVDTRAGRVLLAVVVALLVGISLIPMLAGKPTEDKNFNDFLQIGSIVLQLLLPIIGILAVTSEWSQRTGLVTFTLEPRRTRVALSKWAASAIMGLLGVATGFAVAAVFTLLTDIVRGSDPSWSISWEVVLGIVVGQLLYISIGVAFGMLIQNTPGAIVAYLLIPSLWSMVGSFSWMANISAWADTTKTMGPLLDASMQGDDWAKLGVSLLIWLVIPMVAGIWRMTHSEVKSG; encoded by the coding sequence ATGACCACACAACTGATGGCGGACGAGCGGATGCCGTCCCGCATCGCCGACGAGACCATCACCGGGGTGCCGTTCGCGCGCCTGGTGAAGCTCGAGCTGCGCAAGCTCGTCGACACGCGCGCCGGACGGGTGCTGCTTGCGGTCGTGGTGGCGCTCCTGGTCGGCATCTCGCTGATCCCGATGCTCGCCGGCAAGCCGACCGAGGACAAGAACTTCAACGACTTCCTGCAGATCGGCTCGATCGTCCTGCAGTTGCTGCTGCCGATCATCGGCATCCTCGCGGTGACCAGTGAGTGGTCGCAGCGCACGGGTCTGGTGACGTTCACGCTGGAACCGCGTCGCACCCGCGTAGCGCTCTCCAAGTGGGCGGCGTCGGCGATCATGGGCCTGCTCGGTGTCGCCACCGGCTTCGCCGTGGCCGCGGTGTTCACCCTGCTGACCGACATCGTGCGGGGCAGCGACCCGTCGTGGAGCATCAGCTGGGAGGTGGTGCTCGGCATCGTCGTCGGGCAGCTGCTCTACATCTCGATCGGCGTGGCCTTCGGCATGCTGATCCAGAACACCCCCGGCGCGATCGTGGCCTACCTGCTCATTCCGAGCCTGTGGTCGATGGTCGGCAGCTTCTCGTGGATGGCGAACATCTCCGCGTGGGCCGACACCACCAAGACGATGGGGCCGTTGCTGGACGCCAGCATGCAGGGCGACGACTGGGCCAAGCTCGGGGTGTCCTTGCTCATCTGGCTCGTCATCCCGATGGTCGCGGGCATCTGGCGGATGACCCACAGCGAGGTGAAGTCCGGCTGA
- a CDS encoding ABC transporter ATP-binding protein, which yields MIKVEDLTRRYGSYAAVDSVSFEVQPGTVTGFLGPNGAGKSTCMRMICGLTPPTSGTATVLGKPYAELPNPGRHVGVLLDAAAQHNGRTGREILTLGAIMMGLERRRVDEMLELVGLNKEESRRRLRDYSLGMRQRLGIAHALLGDPKVLILDEPANGLDPAGIRWMRGLLRGFADEGGTVLLSSHLLHEVEVVADDLVVIGRGKIVAEGAKSALLSAAGTTVRTTDDQRLANALESAGFGANPATGGGIHTDALPEQVGRIALEHQVVLTELRQAGTAGLEEMFLQLTAADAREGVAA from the coding sequence ATGATCAAAGTCGAGGACCTGACCCGCCGCTACGGTTCGTATGCCGCGGTCGACTCGGTGTCGTTCGAGGTGCAGCCCGGCACGGTGACCGGCTTCCTCGGACCGAACGGCGCCGGCAAGTCGACCTGCATGCGGATGATCTGCGGCCTGACCCCACCCACCTCCGGCACCGCGACCGTGCTCGGCAAGCCCTATGCCGAACTGCCCAACCCGGGCCGGCACGTCGGCGTGCTGCTCGACGCGGCCGCCCAGCACAACGGCCGCACCGGCCGGGAGATCCTGACGCTCGGGGCGATCATGATGGGTCTGGAGCGGCGACGCGTCGACGAGATGCTCGAACTGGTCGGCCTCAACAAGGAGGAGTCCCGGCGCCGCCTGCGTGACTACTCGCTCGGTATGCGGCAGCGGCTCGGCATCGCCCACGCGTTGCTCGGCGACCCCAAGGTGCTGATCCTCGACGAGCCGGCCAACGGCCTGGACCCCGCGGGCATCCGCTGGATGCGCGGCCTGCTGCGCGGCTTCGCCGACGAGGGCGGGACCGTCCTGCTGTCGTCGCACCTGCTGCACGAGGTCGAGGTCGTCGCCGACGACCTCGTCGTCATCGGCCGCGGCAAGATCGTGGCCGAGGGCGCGAAGTCGGCGCTGCTGTCCGCGGCCGGCACCACGGTGCGCACCACCGACGACCAGCGGCTGGCGAACGCGCTGGAAAGCGCCGGTTTCGGGGCAAACCCGGCCACCGGCGGCGGCATACACACCGACGCACTGCCCGAGCAGGTCGGCCGCATCGCACTGGAGCACCAGGTCGTGCTGACCGAGCTGCGCCAGGCGGGCACCGCCGGCCTGGAGGAGATGTTCCTGCAACTGACCGCGGCCGACGCACGTGAAGGAGTGGCGGCATGA